A section of the Rhodanobacteraceae bacterium genome encodes:
- a CDS encoding zf-TFIIB domain-containing protein produces MQCPKCQADMEKVATAHGVVDRCTACKGLWFDLMEHEELKADADIIDIGSEELGRRHNAIDRIHCPVCPNSQMLRMVDPQQPHIWFESCPVCYGRYFDAGEFRDLSEHSLGDLFKRWRAKARD; encoded by the coding sequence ATGCAATGTCCCAAGTGCCAGGCCGATATGGAAAAAGTGGCGACTGCCCACGGCGTGGTCGATCGCTGCACTGCTTGCAAGGGCCTGTGGTTCGATCTGATGGAACATGAGGAGCTCAAGGCCGATGCCGACATCATCGATATCGGCAGTGAGGAGCTTGGCCGCAGGCACAACGCGATCGACCGGATTCACTGCCCGGTGTGCCCGAACAGCCAGATGCTGCGCATGGTCGATCCTCAACAGCCCCACATCTGGTTCGAGAGCTGCCCGGTCTGCTACGGACGTTATTTCGACGCCGGCGAGTTCCGCGATTTGAGCGAACACAGCCTGGGCGATCTGTTCAAGCGCTGGCGCGCCAAGGCGCGCGACTGA
- a CDS encoding ABC transporter ATP-binding protein → MLHMQNLRKVFRTSLVETHALRDLTLTVNAGEFVAVTGPSGSGKTTFLNIAGLLEEHTDGVYKLDDIDVKNLNDDARSRLRNEKIGFIFQSFNLIADLDLYDNVDVPLRYRGFPKAERKRRIESSLARVGLGSRLHHYPAELSGGQQQRVAIARALAGEPKLLLADEPTGNLDTVMARGVLELLEEINSQGTTIIMVTHDLELARRARRHVHIVDGQVVDLAEADFAPIRGVDKPRAVA, encoded by the coding sequence ATGCTGCACATGCAAAACCTTCGCAAAGTGTTCCGCACCTCGCTGGTCGAAACCCACGCGCTGCGCGATCTGACCCTGACGGTGAATGCCGGTGAGTTCGTCGCGGTCACCGGCCCTTCCGGATCGGGAAAGACCACCTTCCTGAACATCGCCGGCCTGCTCGAAGAGCACACCGATGGCGTGTACAAACTGGATGACATCGACGTCAAGAACCTCAACGACGATGCCCGCTCGCGCCTGCGCAACGAGAAGATCGGCTTCATCTTCCAGAGCTTCAACCTGATCGCCGATCTGGATCTGTACGACAACGTCGATGTGCCGCTGCGCTACCGCGGCTTCCCCAAGGCTGAACGCAAACGCCGCATCGAATCCTCGCTGGCGCGGGTGGGCCTGGGCTCCAGACTGCACCACTATCCGGCCGAACTGTCCGGCGGCCAGCAGCAGCGCGTGGCCATTGCCCGGGCGCTGGCCGGTGAACCCAAGCTGCTGCTGGCGGACGAACCCACCGGCAACCTCGACACGGTCATGGCCCGCGGCGTGCTGGAACTGCTGGAGGAGATCAACAGTCAGGGCACGACCATCATCATGGTCACCCACGATCTGGAACTGGCCCGCCGCGCGCGCCGCCATGTGCACATCGTCGACGGTCAGGTGGTGGATCTGGCCGAAGCCGATTTCGCCCCGATTCGCGGCGTCGACAAGCCGCGGGCGGTGGCTTGA
- a CDS encoding efflux RND transporter periplasmic adaptor subunit, whose product MIRDTSATDRPLRATANPLHRRGLWLGAAVLVVLVAAGFAVAPTLTAEHTLSRQRVRIGEVSQGTLVRDLTSQGRVVAARSPSLYTSAPGIVRFAVEPGAMVQKDQLLATVDSPELESELKREQSTLARVSAERERQDINNRRTVLEKQRAIDAAGIAQKAAARELERTQLAYAKGVLPEVDLKRAQDVLEGAKITLSSAEADLRLERDSLVLDLKTYDEQLASQRLLVEELQRRVAALEVRAPFDGIVGNWLVTDRANVAANQALMMVVDLTELEVEAAVSEVYADALVPGLSAEISIGAERRQGEVRLVSPEVQNAQVLARIRLTDASAGSLRQNQRVQVRVLLEEKPDVTLVERGPAFERDPAFAWVIDGDVARRQPIQLGSSSVKAFEVVDGLRPGQQVILAGIDDLPGVDEVLLTR is encoded by the coding sequence ATGATCCGAGACACCTCCGCCACCGATCGTCCTCTGCGCGCTACCGCCAATCCGCTGCACCGGCGCGGCCTGTGGCTCGGTGCTGCGGTGTTGGTTGTGCTGGTGGCTGCCGGCTTTGCCGTGGCGCCAACCCTGACTGCAGAACACACGCTCTCGCGTCAGCGCGTGCGCATCGGCGAGGTCAGTCAGGGCACGCTGGTCCGCGATCTCACCTCGCAAGGCCGGGTAGTCGCCGCCCGCAGCCCTTCGCTCTACACCTCGGCGCCGGGCATTGTGCGTTTTGCCGTCGAACCAGGTGCCATGGTGCAGAAGGATCAGCTGTTGGCGACCGTCGACAGCCCTGAGCTGGAAAGCGAACTCAAGCGCGAGCAATCGACCTTGGCCCGGGTATCGGCCGAGCGTGAACGCCAGGACATCAACAACCGCCGAACGGTGCTGGAAAAGCAGCGTGCCATCGATGCCGCCGGCATCGCCCAGAAGGCCGCCGCGCGCGAGCTTGAGCGCACCCAGCTGGCCTACGCCAAGGGGGTGCTGCCCGAGGTCGATCTTAAGCGCGCCCAGGATGTGCTGGAGGGCGCGAAGATCACGCTGTCCAGCGCCGAGGCCGATCTGCGCCTGGAGCGCGATTCGCTGGTGCTGGATCTGAAGACCTACGACGAGCAACTGGCCAGTCAACGGCTGCTGGTGGAAGAGTTGCAGCGTCGGGTGGCAGCGCTGGAAGTGCGCGCGCCCTTCGATGGCATCGTCGGCAACTGGCTGGTGACCGATCGCGCCAATGTCGCTGCCAATCAGGCACTGATGATGGTGGTCGATCTGACCGAGCTGGAAGTGGAAGCGGCCGTCTCCGAAGTCTATGCCGATGCGCTGGTGCCCGGACTCAGTGCCGAGATCTCGATCGGCGCCGAGCGCCGCCAGGGCGAGGTCAGGCTGGTATCGCCGGAAGTCCAGAATGCCCAGGTGCTGGCGCGCATCCGCCTGACCGACGCCAGCGCCGGATCACTGCGCCAGAACCAGCGCGTTCAGGTGCGGGTGCTGCTGGAAGAGAAACCCGATGTCACCCTGGTCGAACGCGGTCCGGCCTTCGAGCGCGACCCCGCCTTTGCCTGGGTCATCGACGGCGATGTGGCCCGGCGTCAGCCGATTCAACTGGGTTCGAGCTCGGTCAAGGCCTTCGAGGTCGTCGATGGCTTGAGGCCCGGACAGCAGGTGATCCTGGCCGGCATCGATGATCTGCCGGGTGTTGATGAAGTGTTGTTGACGCGATGA